The genomic region ACTACCGCGCGCCGGACACGGAGAGCACCCCCGGGATCCCGACCCGCACCCCTGGGACGGAGAGCACCCCAGGGTTCACGCCCCCGTGATCCCACCCCGGAGATCGCAACCCCGTCATCACGAGCCCGTGATCACGACCCCAGGATCGTCGTCAGGAACTCCCCGGTCCACGCCAGCAGTTCACGCCCCACCACCGGCTTCCCGCCGACCTTCCCCGTCGTCGGGCGCGGGACCAGGATCTGGCGGGCCGGCGCCTTGATGACCGTACGCGGGTAGAGCCGCTTCAGGCGCAGCTCCTGGGACTCCCTCAACTCCACCGGTGCGAAACGGATGTTGGGACCTTGGAGGACGATCTCGCCGACCCCGCAGGCCCGTGCCAGCATCCGCAGCCCCGCCACCAGCAGCAGATTCTCCACCTGTTCGGGCAGCTTGCCGTAGCGGTCGGTCAGCTCGTCGCGTACCGCCTTGATGTCCGCCTCCGTGGTGGCGGACGCGATCGACCGGTACGCCTGGAGGCGCAGCCGCTCCCCGGGGGCGTACTCGTGCGGGACGTGCGCGTCGACCGGCAGCTCGATCTTGACCTCCAGCGGCGGCTCCTCCTCCGTACCGCCGTCGACCAGCGTGCGGTAGTCGGCCACCGCCTCGCCGACCATCCGGATGTACAGGTCGAAGCCGACGCCCGCGATGTGGCCGGACTGTTCACCGCCGAGCATGTTGCCCGCGCCGCGGATCTCCAGGTCCTTCATCGCGACGTACATGCCCGCGCCCATCTCGGTGTGCTGGGCGATCGTCGCGAGCCGCTCGTGCGCGGTCTCCGTCAGCGGCTTCTCCGGCGGGTACAGGAAGTAGGCGTAACCGCGGTCCCGGCCACGGCCGACCCGGCCGCGCAGCTGGTGCAGTTGCGAGAGGCCGAAGTTGTCACCGCGCTCGACGATCAGCGTGTTCGCGTTGGAGATGTCGATGCCCGACTCCACGATCGTCGTGGAGACCAGCACGTCGAACTTCTTCTCCCAGAAGTCGACGACGACCTGCTCCAGCGCGCTCTCGCCCATCTGCCCGTGCGCGGTCTGGATCCGCGCCTCGGGGACGATCTCCCGCAGCCGGGCCGCGGCACGGTCGATCGAGTCGACCCGGTTGTGGATGTAGAAGACCTGGCCCTCACGCAGCAGTTCGCGCCGGACGGCCGCCCCGATCTGCTTCTCCTCGTACGGGCCGACGAAGGTCAGCACCGGGTGGCGCTCCTCCGGGGGTGTGGTGATCGTCGACATCTCGCGGATGCCGGTCACCGCCATTTCGAGCGTACGGGGAATGGGCGTCGCCGACATCGTCAGGACGTCGACGTTGGCGCGGAGCTTCTTCAGCTGCTCCTTGTGCTCGACGCCGAAGCGCTGCTCCTCGTCGACGATGACCAGGCCCAGGTCCTTGAACTTCGTCTCCGAGGAGAAGAGCCGGTGCGTGCCGATGACCATGTCGACCGAACCGTCCCGCAGGCCCTCCAGCGTCGCCTTCGCCTCGGTGTCGGACTGGAAGCGGCTGAGCGCCCTGACGGTGACCGGGAACTGCGCGTACCGCTCGGTGAACGTGCCGAAGTGCTGCTGGACGAGGAGCGTGGTCGGGACGAGGACCGCCACCTGCTTGCCGTCCTGGACGGCCTTGAACGCGGCGCGCACCGCGATCTCCGTCTTGCCGTAGCCGACGTCACCGCAGATCAGCCGGTCCATCGGGACCGTCTTCTCCATGTCCTCCTTGACCTCGGCGATCGTGGAGAGCTGGTCGGGCGTCTCCACGTACGGGAAGGCGTCCTCCAGTTCGCGCTGCCACGGGGTGTCCGGGGCGAAGGAGTGGCCGGGCGCCGCCATCCGCGCCGAGTACAGCTTGATCAGATCGGCGGCGATCTCCTTGACGGCCTTCTTGGCGCGCGCCTTGGTCTTCGTCCAGTCCGCGCCGCCGAGCCGGTGCAGCGTCGGGGCCTCGCCACCCACGTACTTGGTGACCTGCTCCAGCTGGTCGGTGGGGATGTACAGCCGGTCGCCGGGCTGGCCGCGCTTGGCCGGGGCGTACTCCACGAGCAGGTACTCACGGGTCGCGCCCTGCACGGTGCGCTGCACCATCTCGATGTAGCGGCCCACGCCGTGCTGTTCGTGGACGATGAAGTCGCCCGTCTCCAGCGTCAGCGGGTCGATCGACTTCCGGCGCCGGGCCGGCATCCGGCCCAGGTCCTTGGAGACGGTGCGCTGGCCGGTCAGGTCGGTCTCGGAGAGCACCGCGAGTTTGATCGCCGGGTCGATGAACCCGTGGTCGACGGAGCCGCAGGAGACATGGACGACCGACGGGGTCAGCTCGACGAGATCGGCGTCGAGACGGGCCGCGATGCCCTCGCCGCCGAGGACCTCGACCGTACGGCTGGCGGTGCCGTGGCCCTCCGTGAGGTACACGGTGCGCCAGCCGTCGGCGATCCAGCCCTTGGTGTCGGCCAGCGCACGGGCGGTGTCGCCGCGGTACGACTCCGGGGCGTGCATCCCCAGCTTGATCATGTCGTCCGCGATGTCCTCGTCCGCGGCGAAGGGGCTCACCGCCCACCACATCATGCCCAGTTCACGGGCCCGGTCGCGGACGTCGGCGATCCCCCACAGGGAGGCCGCACCCACATCGATCGGCGCCTCTCCGCCACCCGCCGTCGCCGCCCACGAGGCCTGCAGGAACTCCTGCGAGGTGGCCACCAGGTCCGCCGCCCTGGTCCGCACCCGCTCGGGGTCGCAGACCACGGCCATCGACCCCGCGGGCAGCACGTCGAGCAGCAGCTCCATGTCGTCGACGAGGACCGGGGCCAGCGACTCCATGCCCTCGACGGCGATCCCCTCGGCGATCTTGTTGAGCAGTTCGCCCAGCTCCGGGTGGGCCAGCGCCAGCGCCGCGGCCCGCTCCCGTACCTCGTCGGTCAGCAGCAGTTCACGGCAGGGCGGCGCCCAGAGCCCGTGCTCCGCGATCTCCAGGGAGCGCTGGTCGGCGACCTTGAAGTAGCGGATCTCCTCGACCTCGTCACCCCAGAACTCCACCCGGAGGGGGTGTTCCTCGGTCGGCGGGAACACATCGAGGATGCCGCCCCGGACCGCGAACTCGCCGCGCTTCTCGACCAGTTCGACCCGGGCGTAGGCGGCAGCAGCCAACGCCCCGGTGACCTCACCCAGATCGGCCGACTGCCCCGACCGCAGCGCCACCGGCTCCAGGTCGCCGAGCCCCTTGACCTGCGGCTGGAGTACGGACCTGATCGGCGCGACGACCACACTGACCGGCCCGGCGGCCGGGTCGTCGGCACGCGGGTGCGCGAGTCTGCGCAGCACCGCGATCCGCCGCCCCACGGTGTCCGACCTGGGCGACAGCCGTTCGTGCGGCAGCGTCTCCCACGACGGGTAGTCCACCACCCCGTCCTCCGGCAGCAGCGAGCGCAGCGCCGCCGCCAGGTCCTCCGCCTCCCGGCCGGTGGCGGTCACCGCCAGCACGGTCCGCCGGGTCTCGCGCGCCAGCGCGGCGACGGCGAAGGGCCGCGCGGCGGGCGGGCCGACCAGGTCGACATGCATGCGGTGCCCGTCGGTGGCGGCCTTCACCGCTTCGGCGAGCGCGGGGTCCGAGAGGGCGGCATCGAGCAGACCGTGCAGACTCATGAAGAACGCTTTCCGTCCGGGAGATCCGGAGATCCGGTGGTGGCGGGCATCGTGCGGGCGTGGCGCGGCCGTACTGCGGTGCGCAACGCGAAGGACCCGACACGTGTCACGGGCCGGGGTTCTCCAGCGTACGACTTCCGGGCAAAGTCGGTGTGCTGTGTCAACCGGAGTGGCCGTCTGGTCGTATGTCCTCATGAGATGGGACCACGTCCGCCAGGGAGCTGCATGACTGTCGAGGAGTTCGAGGAGTTCTACGCTCACTCCGTAAAGCAGCTGGTGGGGCAGGTCTACCTGATGACCGGGGACCTGCATGAGGCCCAGGACGTGGTGCAGGAGGCTTTCGTACGGGCCTGGGGCCGGCGCTCCGCGCTGCGGAAGGACGCCGGGCCCGAGGCGTGGATCAGGACGGTGGCCTGGCGGCTCGCGGTGAGCCGGTGGCGGGGGCGCGGCCGGAGCGCCGACGCCTGGCGCCGCCACAGCGACGCCCGCCCGGCCGCGGTGTCCGAGCCCGATCCGGGCACGGTCGTACTGATCGCCGCCCTGCGGCAGCTGTCCGAGCGGCAGCGGCGGGTGGCGGTCCTGCACTACGTGTGCGATCTCACCGTCGAGCAGGTCGCCGCCGAGACGGGGATATCGACGGGCACGGTCAAGACCCATCTCTCCCGCGCCCGAGCCGCGCTCGCGCCGCATCTCTCCGAGGAGGAGCACGGTGCCTGAGACCGAGTACCAGCACGAGGACGACGGGTGGGACGACCGCTCCGGGAGCGGCGCCGGGGAGAGATACGGGGCGGGCTCCGGGGCAGGCGCCGGAGCGAACGCCGGAGCAGGATCCGGGGCAGGTGCCGGAGCAGGATCCGCCTGGGCGGGATCCGGGACGGGATCCGCCGGCACGCACACCTACGAGTACCAGCCCGACGACGCCCTCGCCCGCGCCTTCAAGCAGGCCGCCGACGCGGGCAGCCGGGCCGTCGTGCCCGCACCGGCCGCGCTGGTCTCGGCGCGCGGGGCCCGGCGCCGGCGCCGGGTGCTCGCCTCGGCCGCCGCCTGCGCGGTGTGCGTGCTGGCGAGCGGCGCCGCGGTGGCCGCGGTCCAGTTCCGGTCCGCCGCCCCCGTACTTCCGGCCGCCCCGCCGGGCCCACAGAGTTCCGTCCGCGGCGACCGGACGAGCCCCTGGTCGGGTTCCGCCACGGCCTCCCCGTCCGACTGGCCCAGCAGCATCCCCACGACACCGTCCACCACCTTCCTCTCGACCGACCCGCCCCCGGGGGGCTGACGACGGCGCGGCCCCGGCAGGCGCCTGGTGCGCCTGCCGGGGCCGCGTCTCCCCGTTCCCCCGTTCCCCCGTTCCCCCGTTCCCCCGGTCCAAGGACCTGTCCTAGTCGGTCGCGATCGCGTTCAGTACGTTCATCCGGCCCGCCCGGAACGCCGGTATCAGCGCGGCGAACAGACCCACGAACGCCGAGGCGACGAAGACCGTGAGGATCGTCGTCCACGGGATCTCCAGGACGCCCATGCCCTCCAGCGCGAGGATCTTCTGGGCCGACGTGCCCCAGCCCATCCCCAGCCCCAGACCGAGCAGCGCACCGAAGAGCGCGATGACCACCGACTCCAGCCGGATCATCCGGCGCAGCTGACGGCGCGAGAGGCCGATCGCCCGCATCAGGCCGATCTCCCTGGTCCGCTCGACGACCGACAGGGCAAGGGTGTTCACCACACCCAGCACGGCCACGATGATCGCCAGGGCGAGCAGCCCGTAGACGATGTCGAGCAGCTGGCCGATCTGGTCCTTCAGCGTCTGCTTGAAGTCGGTCTGGTCCTGCACCTTGTACTGCGGGTAGTCGGTCAGCGTCTTCTTCAGCGCGGCGTAAGCGGCCTTCTCCTGGCCGTCCTTGGCCTTGGCGAACATGATGACGTTCAGCGGGACCTTCGCGGCGGGCAGGTACCGCTTGGCCGTCGTGATGTTCATGTACATCGCGCCCTTGTCGACGCTCGTGTCGTCGGACGTGACGGCCGCGATCCGCAGCTTCGCCGTACGCCCGCCCTCGAACGCGACGGTCAGGGTGTCTCCGACCTTGATGCCGTGCTTCTTCGCGTAGGCGTCACCGACCGACATGGCGTCCTTGCCGTACGCCGCCGAGAGATCACCGGAGACGGTCTCGCGCCGCAGGTCCTGCGCGTACGTCGGGTCGGCCGCGACGACCGGCTGCTTCTCCTTCGTACCGTCCGGGGCGGTCAGTTCGGAGTCGACCGCCTTGTAGTCGGTGACGTGCTCCAGGCCCGGCGTCGCCGCGAGCGCCTTCCGGGCCTGCGGCACGATCAGCGCGCCCCGGGGGCTCTGGACGATGAAGTCCGCACCCACCGACTTGTCCAGCTCGTCCGTGGCGGAGGCCACCATCGAGGAGCCGACCACCGACAGGCAGGCCACCAGCGCGAGCCCGATCATCAGGGCGGCGCCCGTCGCTCCCGTACGCCGCGGGTTGCGCAGCGCGTTGCGCTCGGCCATCCGGCCGACCGGGCCGAACACCCGCAGTACCACCGCGCTGATCGCCCGGACCACGACACCCGCGAGCAGCGGGCCGATGACCACGAAACCGATGAGCGTGAGGACGACGCCGATCCCGAGATACGCCGATCCCTGGCCGGACTTGTCCGCTCCCGCGGCGGCGAGGAGCGCCGCCGTACCGGCGCCGGTGAGCACCAGGCCGATGACTGCCCGGAGCCGGCCGGCCCGGCCGTCGGCCGGTGTACCGGCGTCCCGCAGCGCGGCCATCGGGGAGATCTTCCCGGCCCGCCTGGCCGGGATGTAAGCGGCGACGACCGTGACGACGATGCCGAGGAGCATGCCGATCGCGGGGGTCGTCCAGAGGACCGTCAGATCGTCCGTGGACAGGTCCATGCCGGTGGCGCCCATCACCTTCATCAGCCCGACGGCCAGGCCGACACCGGCGCCGACGCCGAGTACCGAGCCGAAGAAGCCGAGCAGCAGTGCCTCGACCAGCACCGAGCGGTTGATCTGCTTCCGGCTGGAACCGAGCGCCCGCATCAGGCCGATTTCCCGGGTGCGCTGGGCGACCAGCATCGAGAAGGTGTTGATGATCAGGAAGATGCCGACGAGGAAGGCGATCCCGGCGAAGCCGAGCATCGCGTACTTCATGACGTCGAGGAAGGAGCCGACGTCGGCGCGGTTGGCGTCCGCGTTCTCCTTCTGGGTCTGGAACTTGTACGGTCCGGGCAGCGCGGCGGCCACGTTCCGCTTCAACTCGATGTCACTGACACCCGGTCGGGCGGTGACCCCGATGCTGGTGAACCGGTCGGGGGCGCCCAGCAGTCCCCGCTGCGCGGTGGCGGTGTCGAAGTACACGACGGCGGCACCGGGGTTGGTCACCTTGAACGTGGCGATGCCGCTGATCCTCGCCCGGATGTCACCGGTGGCGGTGATGGTGCGCAGCTCGTCACCGAGCTTCAGGTGGTGCTTCTTCGCCGTGTCGGCGTCGACCATCACCTCGGTGGGGCCCTGCGGCCGGTGGCCGGAGGTGACCGCCATCGACTTGCTGTCGTCGGCCGTCCAGTTGCCTGCGATCGTCGGGGCGCCGCTGCTGGAGCCCATGTCCGTGTTGTGGCGGTCGACGACGGTCACGCTCATGCTGGAGACGCCGCCCACCGCCGACTTCACCCCGTCGGCCTTCCCGACCTTCGCCAGTACGGAGGCGGGCAGCGAGTCGGGCCTGCCGTTCAGCGGGTTCTCGTCGGCCCCCTTCGCGGCCTCGGGGCTGACCGTGACGTCCGCCGCGGTGGCCGCGAAGAGCTTGTCGAACGTGGTGTTCATGGTGTCGGTGAAGACGAGCGTGCCGCACACGAAGCCGACCGACAGCAGGACCGCGACGGCGGACAGCGCCATCCGCCCCTTGTGCGCGAAGAAGTTGCGCATCGAGGTCTTCCAGACGGTCATGACGTCCGCCCGCGCGCATCGAAGTCCTTCATACGGTCGAGGACCTGGTCGGCCGTGGGGCCGTACATCTCGTCGACGATCCTGCCGTCCGCGAGGTACAGCACCCGGTCCGCGTACGAGGCGGCGACCGGGTCGTGCGTGACCATCACGATGGTCTGCCCCAGCTCGGAGACCGACTTCCGCAGAAAGCCCAGCACTTCGGCGCCCGCACGGGAGTCGAGGTTCCCGGTCGGCTCGTCACCGAAGATGATCTCGGGCCGGGCGGCCAGCGCACGCGCCACCGCGACGCGCTGCTGCTGCCCGCCGGAGAGCTCCGTCGGCCGGTGCTTCAGCCGGTCCTTGAGCCCGACGGTCTCCACGACCTGCCGCAGCCACTCGGCGTCGGGCCTGCGGCCCGCGATGTCCATCGGCAGCGTGATGTTCTCGATCGCGTTGAGCGTGGGCAGCAGGTTGAACGCCTGGAAGATGAAGCCGATCCGGTCGCGTCGCAGCTGGGTGAGCTTCTTGTCCTTCAGCCCGGTGATCTCGGTCTCGTCCACGTAGATCTGCCCGGAGCTGACAGTGTCGAGCCCGGCGAGGCAGTGCATCAGCGTCGACTTGCCGGAGCCCGAAGGCCCCATGATCGCGGTGAACTGCCCCCGGGCGATGTCCACATCGACATGGTCCAGGGCGACGACCCGGGTCTCCCCCGAGCCGTACGCCTTGACGACCTGCCGCGCCCGTGCGGCAACAGCCGTACGCCCTCCAGTACCCCCGTGCCTGGGAATGGTCACAGCCGTTGTCACGGTAAGTCTCCTATGTCGGTCAACACCCGCTTGTCAGCAAGCAGGCAAGAAGTCTGTCGATCCGGGGTGCACCGGCGCACTGGTGCACGTCTCCGTCTCCGCCCTGGGGTTTTCCCCACCCCACCCCTGCGGCGGGCCGCCCGGTCGTGCGAGCGGCCATGAACAAACGTTAAGGAACAGCCCCGGTCCCGCTCGTCCTCCGCCGGGACGAACGCTCCCCGGCCATGTGTAAGGGGCGGACCCTAGGGGTTCCCCGGGGACCGGGCTGCGGACGTACGGGTACGCACGACGGGACATACGGGTGCGCACGACGACCGGGCCGCGGTAGTGCGGTTAGTCATCCCGTTGGCGTCAACGCCGTGCGGGGGATGACCCGTTGGGGTGAGAGCAAGCCCGCACCCATGTGCGGCGCTTGCCGGAGAAAAACCTTTTCGCGTGGTCAGTTCCTGGGAGACACCCGGGCACGACAGATCTGGAGGGAATTGATGACCACCCTGAGTTACTTCTTCCAGTCCGAGGCCGCCCAGCAGGTCCGGGAAGAGGGACGCGAAGAAGGCCGGGCGGAAGCGCAGGCCGGTGCCGTGCTGATGGTGCTGGAGCGGCGCGGTGTCGCCGTTCCCCCCGAGGTGCGGGACCGCGTCAACCGCTGCACGAACCTTCCGACTCTCGCCGCCTGGCTGGACCGGGCCTGGTCCGTCGCATCCGCCGGGGAGCTCTTCGCCCAGCCCTGACCCGGCCCCGAGAGGTGCGCGCCCCGGCCGGGGCGTTCACCCCTCCGCCGGCGCCTTGCCGGTGAGCGACGCCAGGCTGCTCCGTACGTGCGCCATGTGCGCGCGCAGTTCCTCCTGCGCCTCGGTGTTCTCCCGCAGGACCCGCTCCGTCTCGCGCTCCACCCGCTCCGCCCGCACCCGCGCCTGCGCGATCAGCTCGGCGCCGCGGGCCTCCGCATCCTCCTGGCCGTGCCGCGCCTGCTCCTCCGTCACCGACAGGGCGCGCTGCGCCTCCGCCAGGCGGGCCTCCGCGCGGGAGATCAGCTCGGTGTGACGGGCTTCGAAGTCGGCTTCCCTGGAGGCCAGTTCGTGTTCCGCGGCCTCACCCCGCTCGCCCTGCTCCTTCTCCAGCTCCGCCAGCAGGTCCGCCGTACGCGCCCGCATCTCCCGCAGCACGCCGAGCGACTCGCCCCGCCACTGCTTCGCGTCCCGGCGCGAACCGATCCGCAGCTCGTCGGACGTGCCCTGCGCACCCGCCAGCAGCTCCTGGGCGTACGCGTCGGCGGCGGCCCGTACCGCGTCCGCGTCCGTGCGTGCCGCGTCCCGCAGCGCGCGCTCCGCCGCTCCGGCCTCGTCGTACAGCCGCTGAGCCGCCGCGAGCGCCTCGGAGCGCAGGCCCTCCGCCTCCTCCGTGGCCAGCGTGATCAGCGTCTGCGCCCGAGCGCCGAGCGACTCGTACGTCTGCGGGGCGAGCGCGGCCACCTGCTCACCCAGGGCGACGGCGGCGGCCTCCATCTCCTTCGCGAGTACGGTCAGCCGCGCCGCCCGCTCCCACGCCTCGTCGCGCTCCTGCGAGAGTCCCGCGACGAAACGGTCGACCTGCTCCGCCCGGTACCCGCGGCCCCGCACGCCGGTGAAGCCATGAGGTGACACCGATGCTGAACTCATCCTTCAAGCCCCTCTTCGAACACGATGTGCGGCCCGGCATTCCACACGGCCCGGCGCACATCTTGGTAGATCATCGCGAAGCGCTCATAACGCGACACTCCGCCCATCTCATCCACCCAGGATGCGGCACTCCGTCCCGGAAGCCGGCATCGCGGTCCGACAGCGGCCGGATCCGGCCCCCGGCCGACCCTCAGGACCGGGTGCTCCCGGCACCCGCACACGACAGAGGCGCCCGGCCGCGCATCGCGGCCGGGCGCCTCAGGAAGGGCTGTGTCAGGAAGGGCAGTGCCAGGAAGGCTGTGTCAGAGCAGCCCGTCCCACATCTGCTCCAGCAGGACCGACCACCAGTTGTCCGGTGAACCGAGCGCGGCCTGGTCCAGCATCATCAACTGTGCCTGGAAATCGACGGTCCAGCGGCCCGCCTGCTCCGGGGTGAGCCCGAAACGCAGCCGCCACATCCGGCCCAGCAGCGCCAGCGAACGCACGAACTCGGGCAGCCCCGAGTTCACGAACTGCGGCGGCACCGGCTGCCCCCCGGGACCCGCCTCCACCGGCACGGCCACGATGTTCGCCGTCCCGTACTGGACACAGAGCGCCCGGCCGAAGTCGGACCCCATCACCAGATACGAACCGGCGTCCGAGGCGGCCTGCACCTGCCGCTGGGCGGCCAGTTCAGCCAGTGTCGGCACCGGCTGACCGGGCACCGCCTGCGCCCAGAAGAACGGACCGAAGTCCACCGGCAGCCCCGCCCACACCAGCGTCTGCGCCACGACGTCCGGGACACCCTGACGCGAAACGGCCCGCTGATCGAAGCGGAAGACACCCTGCGGCCCGAAACTCTGCGCCAGTTCCTGCGCGACGCCCTGCGGCGGGAGCGGCGGCGCCGGCTGCACCGCGGGCAGCGGCGCACGCACCGGCGCGGGCCGCGCCGGACCGTCCGCCACCTGGTGCAGCTCACCCTGGTGGGTCAGGAGGTGCTGCATCCCCTGCTGACGGCTGGCATGGTCCCTGCCGTACGGGGCGACGCTGGTGATCCGCACCTGCGGCCACGTCTCCCGGATCATCCGCGCGCAGTACCCGCCGGGCAGCTCGCACGACTCCAGCTCCGTGTGCAGCTCGATGACCTGCTGCGGCGGCACGTTCATGGCACGCAGCTCGTGCAGCATCTGCCACTCCGGGTGCGGAGTGCCGGGCGCGGAACGCCGGATGAGCTGCTGCTCGGACCCGTCCGGCGCCCGGAAGCGCAGCACCGCCTGGTAACCGGGGCCCACGGTCGGCAGCCCGGTCGGCGGCTGCTGCGGATACCCGTACGCGGCACCCTGCTGGGGCGGCACGGGACCGGGCGGCGCTACGGGACCGGACACGGCCGGACCGGCCAGCATGGTCGCCGCCTGGTGCACCCCGCCGCCCATGCTGCCGCCGGACGGCGGCGCCGGAGGACCAGGCGGACCGGGCGGCTGCGGCGCACCCGGAACACCGGGCGGACCGGGCGGCTGCGGCGCGCCGGGAACACCGGGCGGGCCCGGGGGCTGCGGCGGACCGGGGGGCCGGGCCCCGCCGAGACTGCCCTGGCCGCCCAGGCTCGGGGTGGCCAGCATCGTCGCGGCGTGGTGGACCCCACCCCCGCCGCCCGTACCGCCGCCACCCGTACCGCCGCTGGACGGCGGCTTCGGAGGACCGGGCGGTCGCGGCGCACCCGAGATACCGGGCGGGCCCGGGACACCGGGCGGCAGCGGCCGGTCGGCGCCGAGCTGCGAGACCAGCTGCGTCGGGACGTATCCACCGGCCGGAACCCCGGGCGGCAGTGGCGGACCCTCGGGGGCACGCGCACCCGGCGTACCCGGGGCGCCGGGCGGCGGCGGAGTACCGGCACCCGCACCCCGGGCCCCCCTGGGCACGCGCGGGGGCGCCGTGGCCTTGCTGGTCGCGGCGTCGGCGATGTCACTCGCACCCGCGGCAGGACCGGGCGCGGGGAGGGGGCCGGGACGGGCAGCGGGCGCTACGGGCGGAGCCGTCGGCGCCGAACGCTCGGGCAACGGCATCGGCGGGGGCAGCGGGGACTGCTGCTGCGGAGGCTGAGGCGACTGCGGTTGAGACGGCGGCTGCGGCTGCGACGGCAACGGCAACTGCGGTACCTGGGACTGCTGCGGCGCCTGGGACTGCGGCGAGTGCGGTTCCGGCCGCTTCCCCGGACCGTCCAGCGCGGGCGCGAGCGTCGTCGACGGCAACCCGCTGCCGCCCGACATCAGCGCGGTCCTGGCCTCCGGCGCCACCACGGGCGGCGCGTCGCTCTCGTCGTCCGAACCGGCCAGCGGTGGCGCGAACACCGTCGCGGGCAGCGGTACGGACGCGTCCTCCCCGCCGGGAACGGCGCTCGTGTCCGTCCCGGCCCACGGAGTGCCGTCCACGGGAACGCCGTCATTGGCCGTCGGCTCGTGATCGGCACCGGGGCCACCGGCGTTCGGCCAGGACGACCCGCCCGCATCGGCGGACGGGGTCCCGCCGGACGTACCCCAACTCCCGCCCGACGACGGCGTACCGGCGCCCACGGGACTCCCGGCACCGGAACCGGAACCGGCATCCGAGCCGGACCCCGCCCCCGACCGCCGGTCCGGAATCCCCAGCTTGTCCGCCGCGTCCTGCAACCACTCCGGCGGAGTCAGCAGGAACGACGTCTGGTTCAGATCGATCCGCTGCGGCGGTTCCGGCGACGCGGCAGCCGCCTCACCCGCCACCCCGTACTCCTCCTCGAAACGGCGGACGACCTCACCCACCGCGAGCCCCGGCCACAGCGTCGCCTCACCACTGTCGCGCGCGATCACCAGCCGCTGCCGGCCACCACCACCCGAAGGGCCTTCCGCACGGTCCTCCGCCCACACCACGAACCCGAGGTCGAACTCCCGCACCCGCACCTCACGGTGCTGATACGCGGGAACGTCCCCGTTGACCCACTCTTCCGCGCGCTCCTGCGCCTGCGCAAAGGTCACCATCGGCTCTTCACCCCTCGGCCGAGACCGGGACG from Streptomyces sp. NBC_01267 harbors:
- a CDS encoding SUKH-4 family immunity protein; its protein translation is MVTFAQAQERAEEWVNGDVPAYQHREVRVREFDLGFVVWAEDRAEGPSGGGGRQRLVIARDSGEATLWPGLAVGEVVRRFEEEYGVAGEAAAASPEPPQRIDLNQTSFLLTPPEWLQDAADKLGIPDRRSGAGSGSDAGSGSGAGSPVGAGTPSSGGSWGTSGGTPSADAGGSSWPNAGGPGADHEPTANDGVPVDGTPWAGTDTSAVPGGEDASVPLPATVFAPPLAGSDDESDAPPVVAPEARTALMSGGSGLPSTTLAPALDGPGKRPEPHSPQSQAPQQSQVPQLPLPSQPQPPSQPQSPQPPQQQSPLPPPMPLPERSAPTAPPVAPAARPGPLPAPGPAAGASDIADAATSKATAPPRVPRGARGAGAGTPPPPGAPGTPGARAPEGPPLPPGVPAGGYVPTQLVSQLGADRPLPPGVPGPPGISGAPRPPGPPKPPSSGGTGGGGTGGGGGVHHAATMLATPSLGGQGSLGGARPPGPPQPPGPPGVPGAPQPPGPPGVPGAPQPPGPPGPPAPPSGGSMGGGVHQAATMLAGPAVSGPVAPPGPVPPQQGAAYGYPQQPPTGLPTVGPGYQAVLRFRAPDGSEQQLIRRSAPGTPHPEWQMLHELRAMNVPPQQVIELHTELESCELPGGYCARMIRETWPQVRITSVAPYGRDHASRQQGMQHLLTHQGELHQVADGPARPAPVRAPLPAVQPAPPLPPQGVAQELAQSFGPQGVFRFDQRAVSRQGVPDVVAQTLVWAGLPVDFGPFFWAQAVPGQPVPTLAELAAQRQVQAASDAGSYLVMGSDFGRALCVQYGTANIVAVPVEAGPGGQPVPPQFVNSGLPEFVRSLALLGRMWRLRFGLTPEQAGRWTVDFQAQLMMLDQAALGSPDNWWSVLLEQMWDGLL